Below is a genomic region from Streptomyces sp. RPA4-2.
CCGAGCGCGGGGCGGTGGATCCGCAGGTCGCGTCCCAGATGGCGGCCGGAGTGCGCAAGGCGCTCGGCGCGGACTGGGGGATCGCGACCACCGGTGTCGCGGGACCCGACCCCCAGGACGGACAGCCGGTCGGCACGGTCTTCGTGGCCGTGGACGGCCCCGCCGAAGCGATGTTTCCCGCCATCGGGAGCGGGAAAGTGGTCCGGCTGCGGTTGAACGGCGACCGGGCGGAAATCCGTATGGAGAGTGTACGCAGCGTACTCGCGCTGCTCCTGAGAGAGCTCGCGGGCGAACACACCGGAAATGAGCGGGCACAGGATACGGAACAGAACGGGGGGACTTGATGTTTGCAGCCCTGAGTGAACACGACATCGCTCCCCGCACGGCCGCGGCGCGAGGCGGTACGGTGGGGCGAGAAGGATGCGGCTACGCGGTCCGAGGAGGGAGCCACCGATGATTCTGCTCCGTCGCCTGCTGGGTGACGTGCTGCGTCGGCAGCGCCAGCGCCAGGGCCGTACTCTGCGCGAAGTCTCCTCGTCCGCCCGAGTTTCACTCGGCTATCTCTCCGAGGTGGAGCGGGGGCAGAAGGAGGCATCCTCCGAGCTGCTCTCCGCCATCTGCGACGCGCTGGACGTACGGATGTCCGAGCTCATGCGGGAAGTGAGCGACGAGCTCGCTCTCGCCGAGCTGGCACAGTCTGCAGCGGCCACCGACCCGGTGCCCGCACCGGTACGCCGTCCGATGCTGAATTCCGTGTCGGTCACCGGTGTGCCACCGGAACGGGTCACCATCAAGGCGCCAGCCGAGGCGGTCGACGTCGTCGCCGCCTGACGCTCACGAGTTCACACTCACGAGCTGAGCACGCTTGTGCGAAGGCCCCGGCCGGGGTTGTTCCAGGGAGATCTGGAGCAGGTTCGGCCGGGGCCTTCGTTTTTCTTCGAGTGACCC
It encodes:
- a CDS encoding helix-turn-helix domain-containing protein yields the protein MILLRRLLGDVLRRQRQRQGRTLREVSSSARVSLGYLSEVERGQKEASSELLSAICDALDVRMSELMREVSDELALAELAQSAAATDPVPAPVRRPMLNSVSVTGVPPERVTIKAPAEAVDVVAA
- a CDS encoding CinA family protein, with product MSPEAAEVLRLLTVRGETLAVAESLTGGLVAAEITATPGASRAFRGSVTAYATELKHRLLGVDATLLAERGAVDPQVASQMAAGVRKALGADWGIATTGVAGPDPQDGQPVGTVFVAVDGPAEAMFPAIGSGKVVRLRLNGDRAEIRMESVRSVLALLLRELAGEHTGNERAQDTEQNGGT